Proteins found in one Oribacterium sp. oral taxon 102 genomic segment:
- a CDS encoding ATP-dependent Clp protease ATP-binding subunit codes for MNQFTIQAQRAIQLALESAEELHHSYVGTEHLLLGLRRENTALAAKALAANGIEEDKILEMISKFISPDGNVSVADRSGYTPGARRIMEASFQEAQQAHSALIGTEHILLSILKDPNCAAARIINTLGGSAQRIYQQIMAAMGAAAGENAAPSAKRAQSRTPMLDQYSRDLTKLAEKDGLDPVIGRNQEIMRVIQILSRRSKNNPCLIGEPGVGKTAVVEGLAEKIAAGEVPDSILRKRVLTLDISAMVAGSKYRGEFEERIKRVIAEARSDGEVLLFIDELHTIIGAGGAEGALDAANILKPALARGELQIIGATTLDEYRKHIEKDAALERRFQPVMVEEPTPEETLEILKGIRRKYEAHHQLEIDDSALEAAVKLSVRYINDRYLPDKAIDLVDEAASKLRILSSGEPESIRKLRAELGELEAEKENCIKAEAFDKAAGVKRRQKNRQQKLTQAFAAWEQEKIDNRLHLAEEDIAKVVSEWTKIPVQRLREEETERLRRLEELLRQRVVGQPEAVKAVALAIKRGRVGLKDPRRPIGSFLFLGPTGVGKTELSKALAEAVFGSETNLIRVDMSEYMEKYSVSKMIGSPPGYVGYDEGGQLSEKVRRNPYSVILFDEVEKAHPDVLNILLQVLDDGHITDAQGRRVSFKNTIIIMTSNAGAEAIVSPKRLGFDQGDGSKERDYRFMQSRVMEEVRRLFKPEFLNRVDELLVFHPIGKESMTEILDIMLRDVEKRAKSEMNIRLHLDESAKALLVSKGYDPKYGARPLRRTIQSMVEDRLAEEILDGKLGENCSVRITTDKEGRALRYIVRRRRH; via the coding sequence ATGAATCAATTTACGATACAGGCACAGAGGGCGATCCAGCTCGCGCTGGAGAGCGCCGAGGAGCTGCATCACAGCTATGTGGGGACGGAGCATTTGCTGCTTGGGCTGCGTCGGGAGAATACGGCGCTGGCGGCGAAGGCACTCGCTGCGAACGGCATAGAGGAGGATAAGATCCTGGAGATGATTTCGAAATTCATTTCCCCGGACGGCAATGTGTCGGTCGCGGATCGCTCCGGCTATACGCCGGGCGCGCGGAGGATCATGGAGGCATCCTTTCAGGAGGCGCAGCAGGCGCATTCCGCGCTGATCGGGACAGAGCATATCCTGCTTTCGATCTTGAAGGATCCGAACTGCGCGGCAGCGCGGATCATCAATACACTGGGCGGCAGTGCACAGAGGATCTATCAGCAGATTATGGCGGCAATGGGCGCTGCCGCAGGAGAGAACGCTGCACCCTCGGCGAAGCGGGCGCAGAGCCGGACGCCGATGCTGGATCAGTATTCGAGAGACCTGACGAAGCTCGCGGAGAAGGACGGACTGGATCCCGTGATCGGCAGGAATCAGGAAATCATGCGGGTGATTCAGATCCTGTCGCGGCGCAGCAAAAACAATCCCTGTCTGATTGGAGAGCCGGGCGTCGGCAAGACGGCGGTGGTTGAGGGACTGGCGGAGAAAATCGCGGCGGGAGAGGTGCCGGACAGCATTCTCCGGAAGAGGGTGCTGACGCTGGATATCTCCGCGATGGTTGCCGGAAGCAAGTACCGCGGAGAGTTTGAGGAGCGGATCAAACGAGTGATCGCGGAGGCGAGGAGCGACGGAGAGGTACTGCTCTTTATCGATGAGCTCCACACGATCATCGGTGCGGGCGGCGCAGAGGGCGCGCTGGACGCCGCGAATATTCTGAAGCCGGCACTCGCAAGGGGAGAGCTGCAGATCATCGGCGCGACGACGCTCGACGAGTACCGGAAGCACATCGAGAAGGACGCGGCGCTGGAGCGCAGATTCCAACCGGTGATGGTGGAGGAGCCGACACCGGAGGAGACGCTCGAGATCCTGAAGGGGATACGCCGGAAATATGAGGCGCATCATCAGCTTGAGATTGACGACAGTGCGCTGGAGGCGGCGGTGAAGCTCTCTGTGAGATATATCAATGATCGTTATCTGCCGGATAAGGCGATCGACCTCGTGGATGAGGCGGCATCCAAGCTGCGGATCCTCTCTTCGGGAGAGCCGGAGTCGATTCGGAAGCTTCGCGCGGAGCTCGGCGAGCTGGAGGCAGAGAAGGAGAACTGCATCAAGGCGGAGGCATTTGACAAGGCTGCGGGCGTGAAGCGCAGGCAGAAGAACCGCCAGCAGAAGCTCACGCAGGCGTTCGCGGCGTGGGAACAGGAGAAGATTGATAACCGCCTGCATCTTGCTGAGGAGGACATCGCCAAGGTCGTCTCCGAGTGGACGAAGATACCGGTGCAGAGGCTCCGGGAGGAGGAGACGGAACGGCTCCGCAGGCTGGAGGAGCTTCTGCGTCAGAGGGTTGTCGGACAGCCGGAGGCGGTCAAGGCAGTTGCGCTGGCGATCAAGCGCGGCAGAGTGGGGCTGAAGGATCCGAGACGCCCGATCGGTTCCTTTCTCTTCCTCGGGCCGACCGGCGTCGGCAAGACGGAGCTCTCGAAGGCGCTTGCCGAGGCGGTCTTCGGCTCGGAGACGAACCTGATCCGTGTGGATATGTCGGAATACATGGAGAAATACAGTGTATCCAAGATGATCGGCTCCCCTCCCGGCTATGTCGGCTATGACGAGGGCGGGCAGCTCTCGGAGAAGGTGCGTAGGAATCCGTATTCTGTCATCCTCTTTGATGAAGTAGAGAAGGCGCACCCGGATGTACTGAATATTCTGCTGCAGGTGCTGGACGACGGACACATTACGGATGCGCAGGGCCGCAGGGTTTCCTTCAAGAATACCATTATCATCATGACCAGCAACGCAGGTGCGGAGGCAATCGTCAGTCCGAAGCGGCTCGGCTTCGATCAGGGGGACGGCTCGAAGGAGAGGGACTACCGGTTTATGCAGAGCAGGGTCATGGAGGAGGTTCGGCGGCTGTTCAAGCCGGAGTTCCTGAACCGTGTGGACGAGCTGCTGGTGTTCCATCCGATCGGGAAGGAAAGCATGACGGAGATCCTCGATATTATGCTGCGGGATGTAGAAAAACGCGCGAAGTCGGAGATGAATATCCGGCTGCATCTGGATGAGAGCGCGAAGGCGCTTCTGGTTTCGAAGGGCTATGACCCGAAGTATGGCGCGAGACCGCTCCGAAGGACGATACAGAGCATGGTTGAGGACAGGCTCGCAGAGGAAATCCTCGACGGAAAGCTCGGAGAGAACTGCTCTGTCCGTATTACCACGGACAAAGAGGGCAGGGCGCTTCGGTATATCGTGAGGAGGAGAAGGCACTGA
- the radA gene encoding DNA repair protein RadA: MAKAASRFFCKECGYETGKWLGQCPSCHAWNCFVEEPVQVPSSSKRAASFSANALRGQRSRPVRIDEIELLREDRLPTGFSELDRVLGGGIVVGSLLLLGGDPGIGKSTLLLEIVRNLCADYGKRALYVSGEESLKQIKLRAQRIAEIRGELRFLCETNIENIVEAIQEEKPDMVVIDSIQTMFTELVSAAPGSVSQVRESAAALLRTAKEQGVAVFLVGHVTKDGSVAGPKILEHMVDAVLYFEGESSGSLRILHGQKNRFGSTNEIAVFEMSAEGLREVRNPSELLLSGRPTGSTGSVVTCGMEGTRPLLIEIQGLAVPTSFGLPRRTANGIDYNRMNLLLAIIERRLGLELSKYDAYLNIAGGLRISEPSTDLAVILALISSCRNVSVPEDVMIFGEVGLAGEVRAVSNAEQRIEEAVRLGFRRIVMPAYHAKRSPGLEKQGITLLPVRNIREALAVLKRQDA; this comes from the coding sequence ATGGCGAAAGCGGCAAGTCGTTTTTTTTGTAAGGAATGCGGATATGAAACAGGAAAGTGGCTTGGGCAGTGCCCGAGCTGCCACGCGTGGAACTGCTTCGTGGAGGAGCCGGTACAGGTGCCGTCCTCCTCGAAAAGAGCCGCTTCCTTTTCTGCGAATGCCCTCAGGGGACAGCGGAGCCGTCCGGTTCGGATCGACGAGATTGAGCTCCTGCGGGAGGATCGGCTCCCAACCGGATTTTCAGAGCTGGATCGTGTGCTCGGCGGAGGAATCGTGGTTGGCTCGCTGCTTCTTCTGGGCGGGGATCCGGGGATCGGAAAATCGACGCTTCTTCTGGAGATTGTCCGAAATCTCTGCGCGGACTACGGAAAGCGGGCGCTCTATGTCTCGGGAGAGGAGAGCCTGAAGCAGATCAAGCTGCGTGCGCAGAGAATTGCGGAGATCCGCGGAGAGCTCCGCTTCCTCTGCGAGACCAATATCGAGAACATCGTGGAGGCGATACAGGAGGAGAAGCCGGACATGGTCGTGATCGATTCGATCCAGACGATGTTTACCGAGCTGGTAAGCGCGGCGCCCGGCTCCGTCAGTCAGGTGCGAGAATCCGCTGCGGCGCTGCTCCGCACGGCGAAGGAGCAGGGAGTCGCGGTTTTCCTCGTCGGGCATGTCACCAAGGACGGCAGCGTAGCGGGGCCAAAGATTCTGGAGCACATGGTAGACGCGGTGCTCTATTTCGAGGGGGAGAGCAGCGGAAGCCTGCGGATCCTGCATGGACAGAAGAATCGTTTCGGCTCGACGAATGAAATCGCAGTTTTCGAGATGAGCGCAGAGGGACTCCGGGAGGTGCGGAATCCGTCCGAGCTTCTGCTCTCGGGCCGCCCGACCGGCTCCACCGGCTCTGTGGTGACCTGCGGGATGGAGGGCACGCGTCCGCTCCTTATCGAGATTCAGGGACTGGCGGTGCCGACGAGCTTCGGGCTTCCGCGGCGTACTGCCAACGGGATCGACTACAACCGGATGAACCTGCTGCTGGCAATCATCGAACGGCGTCTGGGGCTGGAGCTCTCGAAGTATGATGCCTATCTGAATATCGCGGGGGGACTCCGGATCTCTGAGCCCTCCACGGATCTCGCGGTGATTCTGGCGCTGATTTCGAGCTGCCGGAACGTGTCGGTTCCGGAGGATGTGATGATCTTCGGAGAGGTGGGACTCGCCGGAGAGGTGCGTGCTGTTTCCAATGCGGAGCAGCGAATCGAGGAGGCGGTGCGGCTCGGCTTTCGCAGAATCGTCATGCCGGCATATCATGCGAAGAGAAGTCCGGGTCTGGAGAAGCAGGGGATAACACTGCTTCCGGTCAGGAATATCCGGGAGGCGCTCGCTGTGCTGAAACGGCAGGATGCGTAG